One window of the Candidatus Korarchaeota archaeon NZ13-K genome contains the following:
- a CDS encoding MFS transporter — translation MQVIRSLDEVEVGKFHYLILLTASLVYCFTAMDVMLIAALVGPIAREWNLDTMTIGYLMSSGYVGMFLGALLFGRLADIVGRRKVLIIVLVMESVFTAACGLAQDVSSLYILRFLAGVGLGGALPQPGVYVSEYTPKGRRGLFLGLVETSWVYGVIISLLIPYLLLPSLGWRATFSIALLPLSTLPLVVLYLPESIRFLVAKGRVREVERILLTLGIRSAPGGWEQAEIRRYKIKDLLSGRYARRTLLLFILWGGLIYTYHGIFLWLPTIYSRQFGLGDVTSLRWTLLVTLFQIPGYYSASFLLDRIGRKKVLAIYLTAAGIFSALLSLRVDLIWVFAFSSLISFFNLGAWAGLYAYTPELYPTEIRGSGSGAAASFGRLIGIVAPSITAYLFATTGISGPFAVFSLVHLLAGLAVAVMGVETMGKTLEEI, via the coding sequence ATGCAGGTAATAAGGTCACTCGACGAGGTTGAAGTGGGGAAATTTCACTATTTGATACTCCTGACGGCCTCCTTGGTCTACTGCTTCACCGCAATGGACGTGATGCTCATCGCAGCTCTGGTAGGTCCTATAGCCAGGGAGTGGAACCTGGATACGATGACGATCGGCTACCTGATGAGCTCCGGATACGTTGGCATGTTCCTCGGCGCTCTCCTCTTCGGAAGGCTGGCCGACATCGTGGGAAGGAGGAAGGTCTTGATCATCGTGCTGGTGATGGAGTCGGTGTTCACGGCCGCCTGCGGCCTGGCTCAGGACGTGAGCTCCCTCTACATCCTCAGGTTCCTGGCGGGAGTGGGGTTGGGTGGGGCCCTACCGCAGCCCGGCGTCTACGTGTCCGAGTACACACCCAAGGGGAGAAGGGGGCTATTTCTGGGATTGGTGGAGACTAGCTGGGTTTACGGGGTGATAATCTCTCTTCTGATCCCATACCTCTTGCTCCCATCTCTCGGATGGAGAGCCACGTTCTCTATAGCCCTTCTACCCCTCTCAACGCTACCTCTGGTCGTGCTCTACCTCCCTGAGAGCATAAGGTTCCTTGTGGCCAAGGGCAGGGTGCGCGAGGTGGAGAGGATCCTGCTGACTCTAGGCATTAGGAGCGCTCCGGGGGGATGGGAGCAGGCTGAGATCAGGAGATACAAGATAAAGGATCTCCTGTCCGGGAGATACGCTAGAAGGACCCTGCTGCTCTTCATACTGTGGGGGGGACTCATCTACACCTATCACGGCATATTCCTCTGGCTGCCCACCATATACTCGAGGCAGTTCGGGCTCGGCGACGTCACCTCCCTGAGGTGGACCCTGCTCGTGACCCTCTTCCAGATCCCGGGCTACTACTCGGCATCCTTCCTCCTCGACAGGATAGGGAGGAAGAAGGTTTTAGCGATATACCTGACGGCGGCAGGCATCTTCTCAGCCCTGCTCAGCCTGAGAGTGGATCTAATTTGGGTGTTTGCCTTCAGCTCTCTCATATCCTTCTTCAACCTCGGTGCCTGGGCCGGGCTCTACGCCTACACCCCGGAGCTCTATCCTACAGAGATAAGGGGCAGCGGTTCCGGGGCAGCTGCTAGCTTCGGCAGACTCATAGGGATAGTGGCTCCCTCGATAACCGCATATCTGTTCGCTACCACTGGGATATCCGGTCCGTTCGCCGTCTTCTCACTGGTCCACCTGCTGGCGGGGCTGGCCGTGGCCGTCATGGGTGTCGAGACTATGGGTAAAACTTTAGAGGAAATATGA
- a CDS encoding 30S ribosomal protein S9 codes for MSPRAKEGIYALASARRKTARAMATIRRGSGRLYINGLPVEAFAPNEFVRMKILEPLWLAMDYVKDIDIHAWVKGGGFMSQADAVRMAIGRALISYTKSDHLRELFREYDRTILKGDPRQTEPKKYGGRSARARFQKSYR; via the coding sequence ATGTCGCCTAGGGCCAAGGAAGGGATTTACGCCCTGGCCTCGGCCAGGAGGAAAACGGCGAGGGCCATGGCCACGATCAGGAGGGGGTCGGGAAGACTTTACATCAACGGCCTGCCAGTTGAGGCCTTCGCGCCTAACGAGTTCGTTAGGATGAAGATACTCGAACCGCTCTGGTTGGCGATGGACTACGTGAAGGACATAGACATACACGCCTGGGTCAAGGGAGGTGGCTTCATGTCTCAGGCCGACGCCGTCAGGATGGCCATAGGGAGGGCCCTGATCAGTTACACCAAGAGCGATCACCTGAGGGAGCTGTTCAGGGAGTACGACAGGACCATCCTGAAGGGAGATCCCAGGCAGACTGAGCCCAAGAAGTACGGAGGAAGGAGCGCCAGGGCCAGGTTCCAGAAATCTTATAGGTAA
- a CDS encoding 50S ribosomal protein L18e, with translation MKPTGPTNPRLVRMIKNLETASRVNEAPIWRAVAERLKKPTRRRVEVNLWKIERYADGVAAVIVPGKVLGEGEIRRSVIVAAAGFTRSARRKIEEAGGKALLLDEYAELNPKGSHTRIVT, from the coding sequence TTGAAGCCCACGGGCCCGACGAATCCCAGGCTGGTGAGGATGATAAAGAACCTGGAGACGGCCTCCAGGGTGAATGAAGCACCTATATGGAGGGCCGTAGCTGAGAGACTCAAGAAACCAACCAGGAGGAGGGTTGAGGTGAATCTGTGGAAGATAGAGAGATATGCGGATGGCGTAGCTGCGGTCATAGTCCCAGGGAAGGTCTTGGGTGAGGGGGAGATCAGGAGATCCGTGATAGTCGCGGCCGCCGGCTTCACCAGATCCGCGAGGAGAAAGATAGAGGAAGCCGGAGGGAAAGCGCTCCTGCTCGATGAATACGCTGAGCTGAATCCTAAGGGTTCTCACACGAGGATAGTGACATAG
- a CDS encoding translation initiation factor IF-5A: protein MSVTRGSAGDLRKGSYVILDDEPCEVLDVSKSKPGKHGSAKVRVEARGIFDGSRRSKIFPADAIVEIPIVDKKTAQVINVYGNVVQLMDLETYETFELPLPDDQELASKLRSGVEVEYWESMGKRKIVRTRGGV, encoded by the coding sequence ATGTCCGTCACCAGGGGTAGCGCGGGTGATCTGAGGAAGGGAAGTTATGTGATCTTGGACGATGAGCCCTGCGAGGTCTTGGACGTCTCCAAGTCGAAACCCGGGAAGCATGGCTCGGCCAAGGTCAGGGTGGAGGCCAGGGGGATATTCGACGGTAGCAGGAGATCCAAGATATTTCCAGCCGATGCCATCGTCGAGATACCAATAGTTGATAAGAAGACGGCGCAGGTGATAAACGTTTACGGGAATGTGGTGCAGCTGATGGACCTGGAGACATACGAGACATTCGAGCTGCCCCTACCCGATGATCAGGAGCTGGCTTCTAAGCTCCGGAGCGGGGTGGAAGTTGAGTACTGGGAGTCCATGGGGAAGAGGAAGATAGTCAGGACGAGAGGTGGCGTGTAG
- a CDS encoding 50S ribosomal protein L13, translating into MRFDLVIDAENKILGRIASLAAKELLKGKRVAIVNAEKAIITGNPQTILRKYQTRRSIQSRINPRMSPVQPRTPDRIVWKTVRGMLPMKKAKGREALRRLRVFIGVPDDLVNVEKDAVIRGDEREYIKYTVDSLRPKKGRGYVTVLWLSKQLGWRGAENVA; encoded by the coding sequence ATGAGGTTCGATTTGGTGATAGATGCCGAAAACAAGATCCTGGGTAGGATAGCCTCACTGGCGGCGAAGGAGCTGTTGAAAGGTAAGAGGGTAGCCATAGTGAACGCGGAGAAGGCGATCATAACCGGCAACCCCCAGACGATCCTGAGGAAATATCAGACCAGGAGGTCGATACAGAGCAGGATAAACCCGAGGATGTCGCCGGTCCAGCCCAGGACCCCCGACAGGATCGTCTGGAAGACTGTCAGGGGCATGCTTCCGATGAAGAAGGCCAAGGGGAGGGAGGCCCTGAGGAGGCTCAGGGTGTTCATAGGGGTCCCGGATGATCTGGTCAACGTCGAGAAGGATGCCGTGATAAGGGGGGACGAGAGGGAATACATTAAATACACGGTGGACTCCCTGAGACCGAAGAAGGGCAGGGGCTACGTGACCGTGCTCTGGCTGTCCAAGCAGCTGGGATGGAGGGGTGCCGAGAATGTCGCCTAG